A section of the Festucalex cinctus isolate MCC-2025b chromosome 7, RoL_Fcin_1.0, whole genome shotgun sequence genome encodes:
- the LOC144022638 gene encoding uncharacterized protein LOC144022638 isoform X2, giving the protein MDLLSVLFFLGMTFHVDGSLLIRGPSEVVMEGDSVTLECLFSDNESNISHVRFETFSQVLQMWHRVWPGSWCLYDLNVEQVDDKLVMHVPHVVLFSDGLFRCVSDDRTLSAPNGVSETLSIKVHYLGDVHLSREGFSSFLGLPQELRVRQGDDVALKCSASSSEEPNYCWYKEGDDWILPLPAMTLKKVSATDSGVYTCTAEHPSTLINKTHSISLVVLPDASWFETHTGRLVLMTSLVATCGLSMLVAALSVCIYRRRKRTRTKPIDDRSQTKPIYKDSSEALQLNYGDKQPLVAV; this is encoded by the exons ATGGATTTGCTGTCTGTGCTTTTTTTCCTCGGAATGACTTTCCATGTTGATG gTTCCTTGCTCATTCGAGGTCCGAGTGAGGTTGTCATGGAAGGTGACAGCGTGACACTGGAGTGCCTCTTTTCTGATAACGAATCCAACATCAGCCACGTTCGTTTCGAAACTTTTTCCCAG GTCCTGCAAATGTGGCACAGAGTGTGGCCGGGATCTTGGTGCTTGTACGACCTGAATGTGGAGCAGGTGGACGACAAGTTGGTGATGCACGTTCCCCACGTCGTGCTGTTTTCCGACGGGCTCTTCCGTTGTGTGTCGGACGACCGCACGTTGAGCGCGCCGAACGGCGTTTCCGAGACGCTGTCCATCAAAGTGCACT ATCTTGGAGATGTGCATCTTTCCCGGGAGGGCTTCAGCAGCTTCCTGGGTCTGCCGCAGGAGCTTCGCGTACGGCAAGGGGACGACGTGGCGCTCAAGTGTTCGGCCAGCTCCTCGGAAGAGCCCAACTACTGCTGGTACAAGGAG GGTGACGACTGGATTCTGCCGCTGCCCGCGATGACGCTGAAGAAAGTGAGCGCCACCGACAGCGGCGTGTACACGTGCACGGCCGAACACCCCAGCACGCTGATCAACAAAACGCACAGCATAAGCCTCGTCGTTCTGCCTG ACGCCAGTTGGTTTGAGACCCACACGGGCCGTCTGGTGCTGATGACCTCCTTGGTGGCCACCTGCGGCCTCTCCATGCTCGTGGCCGCGTTGAGCGTTTGCATCTACCGCAGGAGGAAGAGAACCAGGACTAAGCCCAT CGACGACAGGTCCCAGACCAAGCCCATCTACAAGGACAGCTCGGAAGCTCTGCAATTGAACTACGGAGACAAGCAGCCGCTGGTCGCCGTGTGA
- the taf12 gene encoding transcription initiation factor TFIID subunit 12 — protein sequence MANSTAAAAKVIGAPGPAGRSSPEGSQVLSKKKLQDLVREIDPNEQLDEDVEEMLLQIADDFIESVVTAACQLARHRKSNSLEVKDVQLHLEHQWNMWIPGYGSDEIRPFKKACTTEAHKQRMALIRKTTKK from the exons ATGGCCAACAGCACCGCGGCGGCAGCCAAGGTGATCGGAGCGCCCGGTCCTGCGGGCAGAAGCAGCCCCGAAGGATCTCAG GTGCTGAGCAAGAAGAAGCTTCAAGACCTGGTGAGAGAAATCGACCCCAACGAGCAGCTGGATGAGGACGTGGAGGAG ATGCTGCTGCAGATCGCCGACGACTTCATCGAGAGCGTGGTGACGGCCGCCTGTCAGCTGGCGCGCCATCGCAAGTCCAACAGCCTGGAGGTCAAAGACGTCCAGTTGCACCTGG agCATCAATGGAACATGTGGATCCCGGGTTACGGGTCAGACGAGATCCGGCCCTTTAAGAAGGCGTGCACCACAGAGGCTCACAAACAG AGGATGGCCCTGATCCGCAAGACAACCAAAAAGTAG
- the LOC144022638 gene encoding advanced glycosylation end product-specific receptor isoform X3 — MWHRVWPGSWCLYDLNVEQVDDKLVMHVPHVVLFSDGLFRCVSDDRTLSAPNGVSETLSIKVHYLGDVHLSREGFSSFLGLPQELRVRQGDDVALKCSASSSEEPNYCWYKEGDDWILPLPAMTLKKVSATDSGVYTCTAEHPSTLINKTHSISLVVLPEDASWFETHTGRLVLMTSLVATCGLSMLVAALSVCIYRRRKRTRTKPIDDRSQTKPIYKDSSEALQLNYGDKQPLVAV, encoded by the exons ATGTGGCACAGAGTGTGGCCGGGATCTTGGTGCTTGTACGACCTGAATGTGGAGCAGGTGGACGACAAGTTGGTGATGCACGTTCCCCACGTCGTGCTGTTTTCCGACGGGCTCTTCCGTTGTGTGTCGGACGACCGCACGTTGAGCGCGCCGAACGGCGTTTCCGAGACGCTGTCCATCAAAGTGCACT ATCTTGGAGATGTGCATCTTTCCCGGGAGGGCTTCAGCAGCTTCCTGGGTCTGCCGCAGGAGCTTCGCGTACGGCAAGGGGACGACGTGGCGCTCAAGTGTTCGGCCAGCTCCTCGGAAGAGCCCAACTACTGCTGGTACAAGGAG GGTGACGACTGGATTCTGCCGCTGCCCGCGATGACGCTGAAGAAAGTGAGCGCCACCGACAGCGGCGTGTACACGTGCACGGCCGAACACCCCAGCACGCTGATCAACAAAACGCACAGCATAAGCCTCGTCGTTCTGCCTG AAGACGCCAGTTGGTTTGAGACCCACACGGGCCGTCTGGTGCTGATGACCTCCTTGGTGGCCACCTGCGGCCTCTCCATGCTCGTGGCCGCGTTGAGCGTTTGCATCTACCGCAGGAGGAAGAGAACCAGGACTAAGCCCAT CGACGACAGGTCCCAGACCAAGCCCATCTACAAGGACAGCTCGGAAGCTCTGCAATTGAACTACGGAGACAAGCAGCCGCTGGTCGCCGTGTGA
- the LOC144022638 gene encoding uncharacterized protein LOC144022638 isoform X1, with product MDLLSVLFFLGMTFHVDGSLLIRGPSEVVMEGDSVTLECLFSDNESNISHVRFETFSQVLQMWHRVWPGSWCLYDLNVEQVDDKLVMHVPHVVLFSDGLFRCVSDDRTLSAPNGVSETLSIKVHYLGDVHLSREGFSSFLGLPQELRVRQGDDVALKCSASSSEEPNYCWYKEGDDWILPLPAMTLKKVSATDSGVYTCTAEHPSTLINKTHSISLVVLPEDASWFETHTGRLVLMTSLVATCGLSMLVAALSVCIYRRRKRTRTKPIDDRSQTKPIYKDSSEALQLNYGDKQPLVAV from the exons ATGGATTTGCTGTCTGTGCTTTTTTTCCTCGGAATGACTTTCCATGTTGATG gTTCCTTGCTCATTCGAGGTCCGAGTGAGGTTGTCATGGAAGGTGACAGCGTGACACTGGAGTGCCTCTTTTCTGATAACGAATCCAACATCAGCCACGTTCGTTTCGAAACTTTTTCCCAG GTCCTGCAAATGTGGCACAGAGTGTGGCCGGGATCTTGGTGCTTGTACGACCTGAATGTGGAGCAGGTGGACGACAAGTTGGTGATGCACGTTCCCCACGTCGTGCTGTTTTCCGACGGGCTCTTCCGTTGTGTGTCGGACGACCGCACGTTGAGCGCGCCGAACGGCGTTTCCGAGACGCTGTCCATCAAAGTGCACT ATCTTGGAGATGTGCATCTTTCCCGGGAGGGCTTCAGCAGCTTCCTGGGTCTGCCGCAGGAGCTTCGCGTACGGCAAGGGGACGACGTGGCGCTCAAGTGTTCGGCCAGCTCCTCGGAAGAGCCCAACTACTGCTGGTACAAGGAG GGTGACGACTGGATTCTGCCGCTGCCCGCGATGACGCTGAAGAAAGTGAGCGCCACCGACAGCGGCGTGTACACGTGCACGGCCGAACACCCCAGCACGCTGATCAACAAAACGCACAGCATAAGCCTCGTCGTTCTGCCTG AAGACGCCAGTTGGTTTGAGACCCACACGGGCCGTCTGGTGCTGATGACCTCCTTGGTGGCCACCTGCGGCCTCTCCATGCTCGTGGCCGCGTTGAGCGTTTGCATCTACCGCAGGAGGAAGAGAACCAGGACTAAGCCCAT CGACGACAGGTCCCAGACCAAGCCCATCTACAAGGACAGCTCGGAAGCTCTGCAATTGAACTACGGAGACAAGCAGCCGCTGGTCGCCGTGTGA
- the rab42b gene encoding ras-related protein Rab-42b: MDPGLWQYQFRIIMLGDSTVGKSSLLKRYTEDEFLESIDETVGVDFYVHFLEVEPGVRVKLQFWDTAGQERFRSVTRSYYRNSVGGLLVFDLSNRASFEHIRDWHAEVCEHVLPHRVLFVLAGHKSDCDGEGKRAVSRDEAEKLAAVLGAPYVEASAKSGHNVAEAFELLARRIYRGLNSGEVDLHEGWDGVKCAVPLALHEHGRSGPARKNKKKCCD; the protein is encoded by the exons ATGGACCCGGGCCTGTGGCAGTACCAGTTCCGCATCATCATGCTGGGCGACTCGACGGTGGGCAAGTCGTCGCTGCTCAAGCGCTACACGGAGGACGAGTTCCTGGAGAGCATCGACGAGACGGTGGGGGTGGACTTCTACGTGCACTTCCTGGAGGTGGAGCCCGGGGTCCGGGTCAAGTTGCAGTTCTGGGACACCGCCGGCCAGGAGCGTTTCAG GTCGGTGACGCGCTCGTACTACCGCAACTCAGTGGGAGGCCTGCTGGTCTTCGACCTGAGCAACCGCGCGTCCTTCGAGCACATCCGGGACTGGCACGCCGAGGTGTGCGAGCACGTGCTGCCCCACCGCGTCCTCTTCGTCCTGGCGGGCCACAAGAGCGACTGCGACGGCGAGGGCAAGCGCGCGGTGAGCCGCGACGAGGCCGAGAAACTGGCCGCCGTCTTGGGCGCGCCCTACGTGGAGGCCTCGGCCAAGTCGGGACACAACGTCGCGGAGGCCTTCGAGCTGCTGGCCCGCCGCATCTACCGGGGCCTGAACAGCGGCGAGGTGGACCTGCACGAGGGATGGGACGGCGTCAAGTGCGCCGTGCCGCTCGCTCTGCACGAGCACGGGAGGTCCGGACCGGCCCGCAAGAACAAAAAGAAATGCTGTGACTAG